One segment of Candidatus Fokinia solitaria DNA contains the following:
- a CDS encoding HAD family hydrolase gives MNKVVIFDFDGVIVNSEIVVAKINQKKLDNLPFDEIQNAQAKQILGSLFGQHFQSITALLEEHGLSLPEHFTKEWLSEMSKAVTEESQPLILNVIKALHNGNILKCIASNNNFSTIEKILENTGQSEFFDKGKIFTAEDVARPKPFPDLFLHAIKQHDTEPQYCVVIEDSVPGISAALAAKVPVLAFVGGCHAKRNEYLEKIKEMNVPIVHSENELLQKLQTMGFL, from the coding sequence ATGAATAAAGTTGTAATATTTGACTTTGATGGAGTGATAGTCAATAGCGAGATAGTGGTAGCGAAAATTAATCAAAAAAAGCTCGACAATCTGCCATTTGATGAAATACAAAACGCTCAAGCAAAACAGATACTTGGAAGTCTCTTCGGTCAGCATTTTCAAAGTATCACAGCACTACTAGAAGAACATGGATTGTCTTTACCAGAACATTTCACAAAAGAATGGCTAAGCGAAATGAGTAAAGCCGTAACAGAAGAATCACAACCGCTTATACTAAACGTGATAAAAGCATTGCATAATGGTAATATTCTAAAATGCATCGCCTCTAATAATAATTTCAGTACGATCGAGAAAATACTGGAAAATACCGGACAAAGCGAATTCTTTGACAAAGGTAAAATCTTCACGGCAGAAGACGTAGCGAGACCGAAACCATTTCCGGATTTATTCTTACACGCTATAAAACAGCATGATACAGAGCCACAATATTGCGTTGTTATAGAAGATAGTGTACCTGGCATTAGTGCAGCGCTTGCCGCTAAGGTACCAGTACTCGCATTCGTCGGAGGGTGTCACGCAAAAAGAAATGAGTACTTAGAAAAAATAAAAGAAATGAACGTTCCTATAGTGCACTCTGAAAATGAACTACTTCAGAAACTACAAACAATGGGCTTTTTATAA